DNA from Leptolyngbya sp. FACHB-261:
GCTACAGCATCGTCCACCTGGCGCTCACAGGTAGCCTCTTTGAGCTGTTGTCGATAGGTGCCCATAGCGGTAGAACTGGCTATAGAGGCCTGCCCATTGACACAAGAAGCTTGCAGGACATTAGCAATGTTATCGGGCAGTGCTTCTGGTTCAATGTCCTTGAAGGTGATGAGGGTCTGGGAGCTTTTGACCTCACCCTCGGCTATTTCTCGACTGAACCAAATGGACTTGTTGCACTGAGGCTTGCAGCGCCGTACCCATAACAGCCCACGGCACTCGAGCAGCATTGGACCATTATTGTCCGATTGCTTGACAGTCGCTCCTACAGAAGACCAATCAAAAGTAGGGTACTCCTTCAAAGGGAGCTCGTACTCCTGTGGCCTTTGGACAGCAGTAACCTGAGCAGCAAGGGCTTGAGCGATCTGCTCTAGAGCGAGGGTAGATCTCTCAACCAAGCCAACCAACTGAACGGTGAGTTCGGTTTGCATGGGGTGTTTGGAAGAAGAAAGCAGCGATGGAGGGGTTCTGAGGCAAACTGAATGGAGGCAATGCCCTTAGCTAATGAAGGAGGTTTGCTCGATTAGGTTTGGATGTAGCAAACAAATTGGCTGGGCACTGAGAAGA
Protein-coding regions in this window:
- a CDS encoding single-stranded DNA-binding protein; protein product: MQTELTVQLVGLVERSTLALEQIAQALAAQVTAVQRPQEYELPLKEYPTFDWSSVGATVKQSDNNGPMLLECRGLLWVRRCKPQCNKSIWFSREIAEGEVKSSQTLITFKDIEPEALPDNIANVLQASCVNGQASIASSTAMGTYRQQLKEATCERQVDDAVATLQSSPEWPTLLETPALVAQLQAHEREVRKHICQQQSSGFLTLVTVRAQIDVELVRLRWDATTGTRYLQATYGKKSRRQLTDEELLNFLVYLKGQPTPGVEPAS